One Deltaproteobacteria bacterium CG11_big_fil_rev_8_21_14_0_20_42_23 genomic window, TCTTTCTTTTGCCTTTTGCTTACTCTTGCTCGTACTATAATTTCTTCGCTTGCACTCAGAGCATGCTAAATGAATCGAAGTTTTCACGAGTCTTACTCTACCACTTCAGTCACAACACCAGCACCAACGGTACGGCCGCCTTCGCGAACGGCGA contains:
- the rpmG gene encoding 50S ribosomal protein L33, whose amino-acid sequence is MKTSIHLACSECKRRNYSTSKSKQKAKERIEVKKYCAFCKKRTLHRETK